The following proteins are encoded in a genomic region of Bradyrhizobium sp. SK17:
- a CDS encoding lytic transglycosylase domain-containing protein yields the protein MKTVQTLSFLAAAAWFASCAGAQAQSRAQYEAMVTAEAQANLVPEELVHRVIVRESKYQPHLIGRGGAIGMMQIKLATARGVGYTGTAEGLRDAATNLRYGVKYLAGAYRAAHGDFDRAVRYFAGGYYYVAKRQRGDRLKEAKLGGTGAPPKELAKQEQGTADTAEPKPEQAAK from the coding sequence ATGAAGACCGTTCAGACTCTCAGCTTCCTTGCCGCCGCCGCGTGGTTTGCATCCTGCGCCGGCGCGCAGGCGCAATCGCGCGCGCAATATGAGGCGATGGTGACGGCCGAGGCCCAGGCGAACCTGGTGCCGGAAGAGCTGGTGCATCGCGTCATCGTGCGCGAGAGCAAGTATCAGCCGCATCTGATCGGGCGCGGCGGCGCCATCGGCATGATGCAGATCAAGCTCGCGACCGCCCGCGGGGTCGGCTACACCGGTACCGCCGAAGGCCTGCGCGACGCCGCGACCAACCTCCGGTATGGCGTCAAATACCTCGCCGGCGCCTACCGGGCCGCCCATGGCGATTTCGATCGAGCCGTGCGTTATTTCGCGGGCGGGTATTACTACGTCGCAAAGCGGCAGCGTGGGGATCGCCTCAAGGAAGCCAAGCTTGGCGGCACGGGTGCACCGCCAAAGGAACTGGCCAAGCAGGAACAGGGAACGGCCGATACCGCCGAGCCGAAGCCGGAACAGGCTGCCAAATAG
- a CDS encoding cysteine synthase A: MKVRSGLLEAIGNMPLIRLRGASDATGCDIYGKAEFLNPGGSIKDRAALAIIDDAERRGELQPGGVIVEGTAGNVGIGIALVANVRGYRSVIVMPDTQSQEKQDMLRLYGAELRLMPAVPSSNPGHYANYSGRLAKELGAFWANQFDNVANRDGHYRTTGPEIWQQTDGKVDGFTCAVGSGGTLGGIARALKERNPDVKIALSDPMGAALYNWFTKGELTAEGDSVTEGIGQVRVTRNLDGTPIDMAYQITDQEALPVLFDLIAHEGLVLGSSSAINIVGAMRLARDLGPGKTIVTILADGGQRYQSNLFNPDFLRSKNLPVPPWLK; encoded by the coding sequence ATGAAGGTGCGGTCGGGTCTGCTCGAAGCGATTGGCAACATGCCCCTGATCAGGCTCCGCGGAGCATCTGACGCCACCGGTTGCGACATCTACGGCAAGGCCGAGTTTCTCAATCCCGGCGGCTCGATCAAGGATCGCGCGGCGCTCGCCATCATCGACGACGCCGAGCGACGCGGCGAGCTCCAGCCGGGCGGCGTGATCGTGGAAGGCACCGCCGGCAATGTCGGGATCGGCATTGCGCTCGTGGCCAATGTCCGCGGCTATCGCTCGGTCATCGTCATGCCGGACACCCAGAGCCAGGAGAAGCAGGACATGCTGCGGCTCTACGGCGCCGAACTTCGCCTGATGCCCGCCGTGCCCTCCTCCAACCCCGGGCACTACGCGAACTATTCCGGTCGCCTCGCCAAAGAACTCGGCGCGTTCTGGGCCAATCAGTTCGACAACGTCGCCAACCGCGACGGACATTATCGCACGACCGGTCCCGAGATCTGGCAACAGACCGACGGCAAGGTAGATGGCTTCACCTGTGCCGTCGGCAGTGGCGGGACATTGGGCGGCATCGCCCGCGCGCTCAAGGAACGCAATCCGGACGTGAAGATCGCGCTCAGCGACCCGATGGGTGCCGCGCTCTACAACTGGTTCACCAAAGGCGAGCTGACCGCCGAGGGCGATTCAGTCACCGAAGGAATCGGCCAAGTGCGGGTGACGAGGAATCTCGACGGCACGCCGATCGACATGGCCTACCAGATCACCGACCAGGAGGCCTTGCCCGTGCTGTTCGACCTCATCGCACATGAGGGATTGGTGCTGGGCAGCTCCAGCGCGATCAACATCGTCGGCGCCATGCGGCTGGCGCGCGATCTCGGCCCGGGCAAGACCATCGTCACGATCCTGGCGGATGGTGGCCAGCGTTACCAGTCCAATCTGTTCAATCCGGATTTCCTGCGCAGCAAGAACCTGCCCGTGCCGCCTTGGTTGAAATGA
- a CDS encoding ATP-binding protein, translating to MRLLRVLSLRGIGAQMAALVVVSIVALHLIITATFLIHRPDRPEPSDRWHTQLAAAAQLLGHAPASERPRLQADIVRAFPQLAISDLPANSGALTDADPPSLHALRRLGAGYHVFSVPREAGSTPHDGEVRRVAIRLPDGAMFAANLMPDQHMRPFWGGPWMMTVLFAVISVTLLGLWAAWALTAPLSSFVKAAETFSLNGAAAPLPERGPEEIRSLAKALNRMRERITTLIDDRTKMLAAISHDLRTPITRMRLRAEFIEDETHRHRMLRDLDQMRSMLESVLSFLRNDRKLEAMTLVDIASTLHLVTDQFVDMGHKVNYEGPQHAMATARPADLHRCITNLVDNATRFGGEVTVRLDVRPDRLVVDIEDDGPGISDAHKATVLEPFVRGDQARNMDEAEGFGLGLSIANAIVLAHGGTLSLHDRKPHGLVVRIELPGRQQQLQPPQKSAA from the coding sequence ATGAGACTGCTGCGCGTGCTGAGTCTGCGGGGGATCGGCGCCCAGATGGCGGCGCTGGTCGTCGTCTCGATCGTCGCGCTGCACCTGATCATCACCGCAACCTTCCTGATCCATCGCCCCGACCGGCCGGAGCCTTCGGATCGCTGGCACACCCAGCTCGCCGCCGCCGCGCAACTGCTGGGGCATGCCCCGGCGTCCGAGCGGCCGCGGCTGCAAGCCGATATTGTCAGAGCCTTCCCGCAACTGGCGATCAGCGACCTGCCGGCCAATAGCGGCGCGCTCACCGATGCCGACCCGCCCAGCCTGCACGCGCTGCGCCGGCTCGGCGCCGGCTATCACGTGTTCTCGGTGCCGCGCGAGGCGGGCAGCACGCCGCATGATGGCGAGGTCCGCCGAGTCGCCATCCGCTTGCCCGACGGCGCCATGTTCGCGGCGAACCTGATGCCGGATCAGCACATGCGGCCGTTCTGGGGCGGGCCGTGGATGATGACGGTGCTGTTCGCCGTCATCAGCGTCACCCTGCTCGGCCTGTGGGCGGCATGGGCGCTGACCGCGCCGCTGTCGTCCTTCGTCAAGGCTGCCGAGACCTTCAGCCTGAACGGCGCCGCCGCGCCGCTGCCGGAGCGCGGTCCCGAGGAGATCCGCTCGCTGGCCAAGGCGCTGAACCGGATGCGCGAGCGCATCACCACATTGATCGACGACCGCACCAAGATGCTGGCCGCGATCAGCCACGACCTGCGCACGCCGATCACCCGGATGCGGCTGCGCGCCGAATTCATCGAGGACGAGACCCACCGCCACCGCATGCTGCGCGACCTCGACCAGATGCGCTCGATGCTGGAATCGGTGCTGTCGTTCCTGCGCAACGACCGCAAGCTCGAGGCGATGACGCTGGTCGACATCGCGAGCACGCTGCACCTCGTCACCGACCAGTTCGTCGACATGGGGCACAAGGTCAATTACGAGGGCCCGCAGCACGCGATGGCGACGGCGCGGCCGGCCGACCTGCATCGCTGCATCACCAACCTGGTCGACAACGCCACGCGGTTCGGCGGCGAAGTGACCGTCCGCCTCGACGTCAGGCCCGATCGCCTCGTCGTCGACATCGAGGACGACGGCCCCGGCATTTCCGACGCGCACAAGGCGACCGTGCTGGAGCCGTTCGTGCGTGGCGACCAGGCGCGCAACATGGATGAGGCCGAAGGCTTCGGCCTCGGCCTGTCGATCGCCAACGCCATCGTGCTGGCGCATGGCGGCACGCTGTCGCTGCACGACCGCAAGCCGCACGGACTGGTGGTCCGGATCGAGCTGCCGGGACGGCAGCAGCAGTTGCAGCCGCCGCAAAAATCCGCGGCCTGA
- a CDS encoding PRC-barrel domain-containing protein, with amino-acid sequence MAVDVRTRPHQLIASDRVEGTAVRRANGDMIGHIERLMIDKISGRVSYAVLSFGGFLGIGTNLIPLPWGRLHYNTKFEAYELDIEDDELKRAPSFRADKDFDWGDRSQEAELHRFYGVPPYWGGF; translated from the coding sequence ATGGCTGTCGACGTCCGGACCAGACCGCATCAGCTCATTGCAAGCGATCGGGTCGAGGGCACCGCGGTGCGCCGGGCCAATGGCGACATGATCGGCCACATCGAGCGGCTGATGATTGACAAGATTTCGGGCAGGGTGTCGTACGCGGTGCTGAGCTTCGGTGGCTTCCTCGGGATCGGAACCAACCTGATCCCGCTGCCCTGGGGCCGACTGCACTACAACACCAAGTTCGAGGCCTACGAGCTCGACATCGAGGATGATGAGCTGAAGCGCGCACCGTCGTTCCGTGCCGACAAGGATTTCGATTGGGGCGACCGCTCGCAGGAAGCCGAGCTGCATCGCTTCTATGGCGTGCCGCCCTATTGGGGCGGCTTCTGA
- a CDS encoding response regulator translates to MTQAAPNILVVEDDRETRSLIAKYLRTNSCHVTTASDGREMAKAMTDHRVDLLVLDVMLPGEDGLSLCRKVRAESQTPIIMLTARGEDVDRILGLEMGADDYLAKPFNPRELLARINAVLRRQAAARNASAIEGATTLTFLGWRIDIRLRELRNPEGARVAMTSAEFDLLRTFCERPGRVLSRDSLLDLTQGRSAGSFERSIDVLVSRIRRKIEPDPQEATMIKTVRSGGYVFTPRVEAAAAPSN, encoded by the coding sequence ATGACCCAGGCTGCGCCCAATATCCTAGTCGTCGAGGACGACCGCGAGACGCGGTCGCTCATCGCGAAATATCTCCGCACCAATTCCTGCCATGTCACGACCGCCTCCGACGGCCGCGAAATGGCCAAGGCCATGACCGATCACCGGGTGGATCTCCTCGTGCTCGACGTGATGCTGCCCGGCGAGGACGGTCTCAGCCTGTGCCGCAAGGTACGCGCGGAGTCGCAGACGCCGATCATCATGCTCACCGCGCGCGGCGAGGACGTCGACCGCATCCTCGGCCTCGAGATGGGCGCCGACGATTATCTGGCCAAGCCGTTCAACCCCCGCGAGCTGCTGGCACGGATCAACGCGGTGCTGCGCCGGCAGGCCGCCGCCCGCAACGCCAGCGCGATCGAGGGTGCCACCACGCTGACCTTCCTCGGCTGGCGCATCGACATCCGCCTGCGCGAGCTGCGCAACCCCGAGGGTGCGCGCGTCGCCATGACCAGCGCCGAGTTCGACCTGCTGCGCACCTTCTGCGAACGGCCCGGCCGCGTGCTGTCGCGCGACAGCCTGCTCGACCTGACGCAGGGCCGCAGCGCCGGCTCGTTCGAGCGTTCGATCGACGTGCTGGTCAGCCGCATCCGCCGCAAGATCGAGCCCGATCCGCAGGAAGCCACCATGATCAAGACCGTGCGCTCCGGCGGCTATGTGTTCACCCCGCGGGTGGAGGCGGCTGCCGCCCCGAGCAACTGA
- a CDS encoding glycerophosphodiester phosphodiesterase family protein, whose product MQIRSRRNVHVGAMLLGAAALAVLLPSMALAQSGAAPAGAKPFLTVDGKMPLVIGHRGVPGLVPEETEASYELAADLGTDALEEDLHLTKDCILVARHNPWLGDNTNVAEVAKTNPEVAARKRTVRGVLVKAPASSGGPAEYPIDLVDPADAKSVLKALIVDGDDHTNDWSITDFTMAELKQWIGGTTYDAANERPKLFNGKFPIISFQDIIDIAKAKSKATGRTIAVYPETKNPTWNNAQAIANGCGAPGSHPLEDALIKIIGDNGLNAKDAPIIVQSFEPGSLKYMRSHGLETRQVQLVDGNGVDFKTGKVLLNNIANSRPYDWTVAGDSRTFDAMLTPAGLAEIKTYADGVGPWKAYIVPYKISPWKDAGADGKPYKGSTAEASTQDATSVIADAHKFGLFVHVFTFRNEKKYLAADYRGDPALEYLKFFRLGVDGVFTDFTHTGVAARAAYLRELGW is encoded by the coding sequence ATGCAGATTCGTTCGCGACGAAACGTTCATGTTGGAGCGATGCTGCTCGGTGCGGCTGCACTGGCGGTCCTGCTGCCGTCGATGGCATTGGCACAAAGCGGTGCGGCGCCGGCCGGTGCCAAACCCTTTCTCACCGTCGATGGAAAAATGCCGCTGGTGATCGGACATCGCGGCGTGCCCGGCCTGGTGCCCGAGGAGACCGAGGCATCGTATGAATTGGCCGCCGATCTCGGAACGGACGCGCTCGAAGAGGATTTGCACCTCACCAAGGATTGTATTCTGGTCGCGCGTCACAACCCGTGGCTTGGCGACAACACCAACGTCGCCGAAGTCGCGAAGACCAATCCGGAAGTCGCGGCCCGCAAGCGCACGGTGCGCGGCGTTCTCGTCAAGGCTCCCGCTTCGAGCGGCGGCCCGGCTGAGTATCCCATCGATCTCGTCGATCCGGCCGATGCCAAATCGGTGCTGAAGGCGTTGATCGTCGACGGCGACGACCACACCAACGACTGGTCGATCACCGATTTCACCATGGCCGAGCTGAAGCAGTGGATCGGCGGCACCACCTATGATGCGGCGAACGAACGGCCAAAACTGTTCAACGGCAAGTTTCCGATCATCAGTTTCCAGGACATCATCGACATCGCCAAGGCCAAGAGCAAGGCGACGGGTCGGACCATCGCGGTCTATCCGGAAACCAAGAACCCGACCTGGAACAACGCCCAGGCCATCGCCAATGGCTGCGGCGCGCCGGGCAGCCATCCGCTCGAGGATGCCCTGATCAAGATCATCGGGGATAACGGCCTCAACGCGAAGGACGCGCCGATCATCGTCCAGAGCTTCGAGCCCGGCAGCCTGAAATACATGCGCAGCCATGGGTTGGAAACGCGGCAGGTCCAGCTCGTCGACGGCAACGGCGTCGACTTCAAGACCGGCAAGGTGCTGCTCAACAACATCGCGAATTCCCGCCCGTATGACTGGACGGTTGCAGGTGACAGCCGCACCTTCGACGCGATGCTGACGCCTGCGGGCCTCGCGGAGATCAAGACCTATGCCGACGGCGTCGGTCCTTGGAAGGCCTATATCGTGCCGTACAAGATCTCGCCCTGGAAGGACGCTGGCGCCGACGGCAAGCCCTACAAGGGATCAACCGCAGAGGCTTCGACGCAGGACGCCACCAGCGTGATCGCCGACGCGCACAAGTTCGGTCTGTTCGTGCACGTCTTCACGTTCCGCAACGAGAAGAAATATCTCGCGGCCGACTATCGCGGCGACCCTGCCCTCGAATATTTGAAGTTCTTCCGCCTCGGCGTGGATGGCGTGTTCACGGACTTCACCCACACCGGCGTCGCCGCCCGCGCGGCTTACTTGCGCGAACTCGGCTGGTGA
- a CDS encoding FAD-dependent oxidoreductase produces MIGAGIAGAWHALLLAEAGRAVTLHERSDAGMTESTSHWAGGMLAPWCEEEAAEPVITRLGIRSLDLWRRHFPETPFNGSLVVAHPRDRTDFERFARLTTGYRRLDAEGVRALEPALEGRFGSGLFYPDEGHVEPRRVLPRLHAAIAKAGGAIKFGSDAEADDLDGLVIDCRGLAARDHEPSLRGVKGEMIIIETSEVELLRPVRLIHPRWPLYVIPRGDGRFMLGATSIEAEDNGVSVRSALELLGAAYVVHPAFGEARIVEFGAGLRPAFPDNLPKIRIEQERITVNGLYRHGFLLAPALAELTLAYLARGEIDNEVMQCA; encoded by the coding sequence ATCATCGGCGCAGGCATAGCCGGCGCCTGGCATGCGCTGTTGCTCGCAGAGGCCGGGCGTGCCGTAACCCTGCACGAGCGCAGTGACGCCGGGATGACGGAATCCACAAGCCATTGGGCCGGCGGAATGCTGGCGCCGTGGTGCGAGGAGGAGGCCGCCGAGCCGGTGATCACCCGACTCGGCATCCGCTCGCTCGATCTGTGGCGGCGACATTTCCCGGAAACGCCGTTCAACGGCTCGCTGGTGGTGGCGCATCCGCGCGACCGCACCGATTTCGAGCGCTTTGCCCGACTCACCACCGGTTACCGACGGCTGGACGCCGAGGGCGTTCGCGCGCTGGAGCCGGCGCTCGAGGGCCGCTTCGGCTCTGGCCTGTTCTATCCGGACGAGGGTCATGTCGAGCCGCGCCGCGTGCTGCCGCGGCTGCATGCCGCGATCGCCAAGGCCGGCGGCGCCATCAAGTTCGGCAGCGACGCCGAGGCTGACGATCTCGACGGCCTCGTGATCGACTGCCGCGGGCTGGCTGCGCGCGACCACGAGCCGAGCCTGCGCGGCGTCAAGGGCGAGATGATCATCATCGAGACCTCAGAGGTCGAATTGCTGCGCCCGGTGCGGCTGATCCATCCGCGCTGGCCGCTCTACGTGATCCCGCGCGGCGATGGTCGCTTCATGCTGGGCGCGACCTCGATCGAGGCCGAGGACAACGGCGTCAGCGTGCGCTCGGCGCTGGAGCTGTTAGGGGCCGCCTATGTCGTGCATCCGGCGTTCGGCGAGGCCCGCATCGTCGAATTCGGTGCCGGCTTGCGGCCGGCATTTCCGGACAATCTGCCGAAAATCAGGATCGAACAGGAACGCATCACGGTGAACGGACTCTACCGTCACGGCTTCCTGCTGGCGCCGGCGCTGGCCGAGCTGACGCTCGCCTATCTCGCGCGCGGCGAAATCGACAACGAGGTGATGCAATGCGCGTGA
- a CDS encoding thiazole synthase has protein sequence MVTFYGKSFPSRLLIGTALYPSPAIMQGAIRASGASIVTVSLRREAAGGKTGDAFWSLIRELGVTVLPNTAGCRSVKEAVTTAKLARELFGTPWIKLEVIADNDTLQPDVVGLVEAATILIKDGFEVFPYCTEDFSVASRLVEAGCKVVMPWAAPIGSAKGITNRDSLRLLRDRLPDITLVVDAGLGAPSHAAEALELGYDAVLLNTAVAKAADPIAMANAFRLGVEAGRTAYEAGLMEARDFASPSTPVVGTPFWHAVS, from the coding sequence ATGGTCACCTTCTACGGCAAATCCTTCCCATCCCGCCTCTTGATCGGCACGGCACTGTATCCCTCGCCGGCCATCATGCAGGGCGCGATCCGCGCCTCCGGCGCCAGCATCGTCACGGTGTCGCTGCGCCGCGAGGCGGCCGGCGGCAAGACCGGCGATGCGTTCTGGTCGCTGATCCGCGAGCTCGGCGTCACCGTGCTGCCGAACACCGCGGGCTGCCGCAGCGTCAAGGAGGCGGTGACCACTGCGAAGCTGGCGCGCGAATTGTTCGGCACGCCCTGGATCAAGCTCGAGGTGATCGCAGACAACGACACCTTGCAGCCCGACGTGGTCGGCCTGGTCGAGGCCGCCACCATCCTGATCAAGGATGGCTTCGAGGTGTTCCCCTATTGCACCGAGGATTTCTCGGTCGCCTCGCGCCTCGTCGAGGCCGGCTGCAAGGTGGTGATGCCGTGGGCCGCGCCGATCGGAAGTGCCAAGGGCATCACCAACCGCGACTCGTTGAGGCTGCTGCGCGATCGCCTGCCGGACATCACGCTGGTGGTCGACGCCGGGCTCGGCGCGCCGTCGCATGCCGCCGAGGCGCTGGAGCTCGGCTACGACGCCGTGCTGCTCAACACCGCGGTCGCCAAGGCCGCCGATCCCATTGCAATGGCCAACGCCTTCCGCCTCGGCGTCGAGGCCGGCCGCACCGCCTATGAAGCCGGGCTGATGGAAGCCCGCGATTTCGCCTCCCCCTCCACCCCTGTCGTTGGGACCCCGTTCTGGCATGCCGTATCCTGA
- the thiS gene encoding sulfur carrier protein ThiS, with protein sequence MRVIVNGEQREIAAASVDALLAELDYEGTHFAIALNYDVVPKSRWAETALKAGDEIEIITPRQGG encoded by the coding sequence ATGCGCGTGATCGTGAATGGCGAGCAGCGGGAGATCGCGGCGGCAAGTGTCGATGCGCTGCTGGCCGAGCTCGACTACGAGGGCACGCATTTCGCGATCGCGCTCAACTACGACGTGGTGCCGAAGAGCCGCTGGGCCGAGACAGCATTGAAGGCCGGCGACGAGATCGAGATCATCACGCCGCGGCAGGGAGGATGA
- a CDS encoding PRC-barrel domain-containing protein, with translation MLVKSIIAGVAGSALLATVAIAQTPTDKGDKMAPAASTTTTSPTSYQGNWRASKVVGLSVYNDSNESVGSINDLLMDKSGAVKAVVIGVGGFLGVGEHLVAVPLDKVKFVSEPIAYTGAAGASNTGSTTKTTTTGAAPAATASKPNPWYPDHAVFSATKDELKAMPEFKYSTE, from the coding sequence ATGTTGGTCAAATCCATCATCGCAGGCGTGGCCGGCTCCGCCCTGCTTGCAACTGTCGCGATTGCACAGACGCCAACCGACAAGGGCGACAAGATGGCTCCTGCGGCGTCGACGACGACGACATCGCCGACGTCCTATCAAGGCAACTGGCGCGCATCGAAGGTGGTCGGCCTCAGCGTCTACAACGACAGCAATGAGAGCGTCGGCTCGATCAACGATCTGCTGATGGACAAGAGCGGCGCCGTCAAGGCGGTCGTGATCGGCGTCGGCGGCTTCCTTGGCGTCGGCGAGCATCTGGTCGCCGTGCCGCTCGACAAGGTGAAGTTCGTCAGCGAGCCGATCGCCTACACCGGCGCCGCCGGCGCGTCGAATACCGGCAGCACGACCAAGACCACCACCACCGGCGCGGCACCCGCCGCTACGGCGTCGAAGCCAAATCCCTGGTACCCGGATCACGCCGTGTTCAGCGCGACCAAGGATGAGCTGAAGGCGATGCCCGAGTTCAAATATTCGACCGAGTAA
- a CDS encoding thiamine phosphate synthase: MPYPDPFYPVVDSVAWVERLTRLGVGTIQLRAKELDDAAALKIVRDALAVTKGTPTKLVVNDYWRAAIVAGAEHLHLGQEDLVDADLAEIRKAKLTLGVSTHDDAELAAALAAKPDYVALGPIFFTTLKSMRFAPQGIPKITEWKKRVGNIPLVAIGGIKFEHAAEIFAAGADSIAVVSDVTQNADPDARVRQWLGLNAEAA; encoded by the coding sequence ATGCCGTATCCTGATCCATTTTATCCCGTCGTCGACAGCGTGGCCTGGGTCGAGCGCCTGACCAGGCTCGGCGTCGGCACCATCCAGCTACGCGCCAAGGAGCTCGATGACGCCGCGGCGCTCAAGATCGTCCGCGATGCGCTGGCGGTGACCAAGGGCACGCCGACCAAGCTCGTCGTCAACGACTACTGGCGCGCGGCGATCGTCGCCGGCGCCGAGCATCTGCATCTCGGCCAGGAGGACCTGGTCGATGCCGACCTCGCCGAGATCCGTAAAGCCAAGCTGACGCTCGGTGTCTCCACCCATGACGACGCCGAGCTCGCGGCCGCGCTCGCCGCCAAGCCCGACTATGTCGCGCTCGGCCCGATCTTCTTCACCACGCTGAAATCGATGCGGTTCGCGCCGCAGGGGATCCCGAAGATCACCGAATGGAAGAAGCGGGTCGGCAACATCCCGCTTGTCGCGATCGGTGGCATCAAGTTCGAGCACGCCGCCGAGATCTTCGCAGCCGGCGCCGATTCAATCGCCGTCGTCAGCGACGTCACCCAGAACGCCGACCCCGACGCGCGGGTGCGGCAATGGCTCGGCCTCAACGCGGAGGCCGCGTGA